Sequence from the Thermithiobacillus tepidarius DSM 3134 genome:
TTGAAAAAGATGGCACTCCGGACCCAGAGGCTGGATACGGGGCATTTTGGTGAATGGCAAAGCGGCTGGATAGCAGGGATTACTGTTTTTCATGTCGGCGTTTCCGCCGCATGGGAGAGAATACCTTACGAGCAGGCAGGAATTTTCCTACAGAAAGGCTGAACAGCTACATTGAGCTTGATTCCGCTCGCTTTTCCAGTACGCAGGTATTGCGGCGGGTCTCGTTTTTTGGCTCTGTTGAATTTCAAGTGGGTTGCCGGGCATGAGGGTTGATCACTGCGAAGTCGAGCTTGCCGGCGATCAGGAAGATGACGGTTCTGATAGTGGTGAAGCGGGTGAAGCCGCGAGCGCGGCGCTTGGCGGACTGAAACAGGCCGTTGAGCGCTTCGAGGAAGCCGTTGGTCTGGCGGGTCTGGGCCCAGGC
This genomic interval carries:
- a CDS encoding transposase, with amino-acid sequence ARKQINVARDMLKHWCTCVMRSKVEPMKEVAAMVRRHLEGIVAWAQTRQTNGFLEALNGLFQSAKRRARGFTRFTTIRTVIFLIAGKLDFAVINPHARQPT